One Methanocaldococcus infernus ME DNA segment encodes these proteins:
- a CDS encoding type II secretion system F family protein — MKYLELIYKRVIKRNLLIFKKLGKSFDEKKFFLMLAFSVIIPIILSRLLNLSFKSTIIMTLLYFGAALSLPSILYESKMEKLEENLPKALYIIVLALDSGRSINEALHEVVRANIKEVSPVFARVLYLIEKQKLSFEDAMTIVSTFYDSKILRMLGKIMIENRKFGGNLSETLKTLAKTLEDFRLYKRQLMSVTANSLAMGFIMICLVVPGVAALLASYLMVLGKTLPGVGNIPQINPEDIKRCLDVIQMGSVVVGALFSVPLFGFKINRMLLISAITMTGSMLVFYLMITIGPMLFSQ; from the coding sequence TTGAAATACTTAGAATTAATTTATAAAAGAGTAATAAAAAGAAATTTATTAATCTTTAAAAAGTTAGGGAAAAGTTTTGATGAAAAAAAATTTTTCCTAATGTTAGCTTTCTCTGTTATTATTCCTATAATTCTCTCAAGACTACTTAATTTAAGTTTTAAATCCACCATAATCATGACTCTTCTCTACTTTGGAGCAGCTCTTTCTCTACCTTCAATACTTTATGAATCTAAGATGGAGAAGTTAGAGGAAAATTTACCAAAGGCTCTTTATATTATTGTATTAGCTTTAGACTCTGGAAGATCAATTAATGAAGCCCTACATGAAGTTGTTAGAGCCAATATTAAAGAGGTTAGCCCAGTCTTTGCAAGAGTTCTTTATTTAATAGAAAAGCAGAAGTTAAGCTTTGAAGATGCCATGACAATAGTTTCAACATTCTATGACTCAAAAATTCTAAGAATGTTAGGAAAAATCATGATTGAAAATAGAAAGTTTGGAGGAAATCTATCAGAAACTTTAAAGACATTAGCTAAAACATTAGAAGACTTTAGATTATACAAGAGGCAGCTAATGAGTGTTACAGCTAACAGCTTGGCTATGGGTTTCATCATGATCTGCTTAGTTGTCCCAGGTGTTGCAGCACTTTTAGCCTCTTACTTAATGGTGCTTGGTAAAACATTGCCTGGGGTTGGTAATATTCCTCAAATAAATCCTGAGGATATTAAAAGATGTTTAGATGTTATTCAAATGGGAAGTGTTGTAGTTGGAGCTCTCTTCTCTGTCCCATTGTTTGGATTTAAAATTAATAGAATGCTCCTAATTTCAGCCATAACCATGACAGGAAGTATGTTAGTGTTTTACTTAATGATCACCATAGGCCCTATGTTATTCTCTCAGTAA
- a CDS encoding TIGR00295 family protein: MKPLKLLKSLCSEDVVKHCLSVSNYAYELALRIKNNGHDVDVKLVKLGALLHDIGRSKSHKIDHGVIGGEILRKYGFDEELCLIAERHIGAGITREEALKFGLPYKDFVPTTLEEKIVAHADNLIFGTKRVPLSKVLDKFRSRGAEEEVIKRIVKLDEEIINLLRE, from the coding sequence ATGAAGCCTCTTAAGTTGTTAAAAAGTCTATGCTCAGAGGATGTTGTTAAACACTGTCTCTCAGTCTCTAACTATGCTTATGAATTAGCTCTAAGAATAAAGAATAATGGACATGATGTAGATGTTAAACTTGTTAAGCTTGGAGCTTTACTACATGACATAGGGAGATCTAAGAGTCATAAAATAGATCATGGGGTTATAGGAGGAGAAATTTTAAGAAAATATGGGTTTGATGAAGAACTTTGTTTAATAGCTGAGAGACATATAGGAGCTGGAATTACAAGAGAAGAGGCTTTAAAATTTGGCCTTCCTTATAAGGATTTTGTGCCAACAACCTTAGAAGAGAAAATAGTGGCTCATGCTGACAACTTAATCTTTGGCACTAAGAGAGTTCCTCTATCAAAGGTTTTAGATAAATTTAGAAGTAGAGGAGCTGAGGAAGAAGTGATAAAGAGGATAGTTAAGCTTGATGAAGAAATTATAAATTTACTGAGAGAATAA
- the tfe gene encoding transcription factor E — protein sequence MKKRFLEDPLVQEFLFNVFEGDETGFELLKVLLDKGEVTEEELAKELGLKLNIIRKLLYKLYDARLVAYRKWKEEDRNWFYYTWKPTIEKLPYVLKKRVLELIKELEERLRYEKENVFFYCERCNIRIPFDKAMDFNFQCPACGSQLKEFDNSEIIKELEEQIKFLKEELKKNPIINSGKVKT from the coding sequence ATGAAAAAAAGATTTTTAGAGGATCCATTAGTTCAGGAATTCCTCTTTAATGTGTTTGAGGGAGATGAGACTGGTTTTGAGTTATTAAAAGTTTTACTTGATAAAGGAGAGGTTACAGAGGAAGAACTTGCTAAAGAGCTTGGACTAAAGCTTAATATCATTAGGAAATTACTCTATAAGCTCTATGATGCAAGATTAGTAGCTTATAGAAAGTGGAAGGAAGAGGATAGGAATTGGTTTTATTACACTTGGAAGCCAACCATTGAAAAGCTTCCATATGTTTTAAAAAAGAGAGTGCTTGAGCTAATTAAAGAACTTGAAGAGAGATTAAGATATGAAAAAGAAAATGTCTTCTTTTACTGTGAGAGATGTAATATAAGGATTCCCTTTGATAAGGCTATGGACTTTAACTTCCAGTGTCCAGCCTGTGGCTCTCAGTTAAAGGAATTTGACAATTCTGAAATTATAAAAGAGTTGGAAGAGCAAATAAAATTTTTAAAAGAGGAGTTAAAGAAGAATCCAATTATTAATAGTGGTAAGGTAAAAACATGA
- a CDS encoding ATP-grasp domain-containing protein — translation MMKVLVVGVNTRPIANSLKRANYYVCSVSYYAPEDLLADEIYYFINKDRHGKFSENYREELLTRKVNEIHEEFDYILIGSGVFERENSKVYDWDNVLGTEPKKIKELSYKPRIYRELKRLGYEVPEFRVAKNYKDLEKFLDEFNKAVVKPPSGSGGFIRKITSLDNLKNIKFPILIQELIEGKSFSANFINNIFICYNKQIIINGLYSGNRTPYPLNGEIWKKLLDIKEIFDIKGMWGVDFILKDNNVFILDINPRLLGTFETIEMASKTNLSRALINNLEVKPKSTVIKRIVFSKRRVRAKIKPCKFVFDIPKFGAIIEKGEPLATVIANRNLKSVIKKIYEWCI, via the coding sequence ATGATGAAAGTGTTAGTAGTGGGAGTTAATACAAGGCCTATAGCCAACTCTTTAAAGAGAGCTAACTATTATGTTTGCTCAGTCTCTTACTATGCTCCTGAGGATCTCTTAGCAGATGAAATATACTATTTTATAAATAAAGATAGACATGGTAAATTTTCAGAGAATTATAGAGAGGAGCTTTTAACAAGGAAAGTTAATGAAATTCATGAAGAGTTTGACTATATTTTAATAGGCTCTGGAGTTTTTGAAAGAGAGAATTCTAAGGTTTATGATTGGGATAATGTCCTTGGCACTGAGCCAAAGAAAATTAAAGAGCTTAGCTACAAACCAAGAATTTATAGAGAATTAAAGAGATTAGGCTATGAAGTTCCAGAGTTTAGAGTAGCTAAAAATTATAAAGACTTAGAGAAATTTTTAGATGAATTTAATAAAGCTGTTGTTAAACCACCCTCTGGAAGTGGAGGTTTTATAAGGAAAATAACTTCCTTAGATAATTTAAAAAATATTAAGTTTCCTATTTTAATTCAAGAGCTTATTGAAGGAAAAAGTTTTAGTGCAAACTTCATAAACAACATATTTATATGCTACAACAAACAAATTATAATTAATGGACTATACTCTGGAAACAGAACTCCATATCCTTTAAATGGTGAGATTTGGAAGAAATTATTAGATATTAAGGAGATTTTTGACATTAAAGGAATGTGGGGAGTTGATTTTATTCTTAAAGATAATAATGTTTTTATTTTAGACATAAACCCAAGGCTCTTAGGAACCTTTGAGACTATTGAAATGGCTTCTAAAACTAACCTATCAAGGGCTTTAATAAATAATTTAGAGGTTAAGCCTAAAAGTACAGTTATAAAGAGGATAGTCTTTTCTAAGAGAAGGGTTAGAGCTAAGATTAAGCCATGTAAATTTGTTTTTGACATCCCTAAATTTGGAGCCATAATAGAGAAGGGGGAGCCATTAGCTACAGTAATAGCTAACAGAAATTTAAAAAGTGTGATAAAAAAGATTTATGAGTGGTGCATATGA
- the mptA gene encoding GTP cyclohydrolase MptA, which produces MRCDIQSMEPNIKIPLSRVGITNLKKLVRIKRKKKRPIILMANFSVFVNLPSNQKGIHMSRHPEVIEEIITEALEEESYSIENLCVEIVKKLLHKHEYSTEAYVEMEADYMVEELSPVSKKRSQEVHKIIGGAKGVRENNKIKIRKIIGAEVTGLTVCPCAQNLVKEECLNKLREKFSEEELKIIENSVIFASHNQRGVGKVILEVDEDVDVEVTKIIDIIKKSMSSEIFGLLKREDEKFVVISSHKNPKFVEDCVREMAKRILELNLPNNTLVQITQINEESIHRHNAFAQKISTIEELRKELNDESVSSGS; this is translated from the coding sequence ATGAGATGTGATATCCAAAGTATGGAGCCAAATATAAAAATTCCTCTTAGTAGGGTTGGAATAACTAACCTAAAAAAATTGGTTAGAATAAAAAGAAAGAAGAAAAGACCTATAATATTAATGGCCAATTTTTCAGTTTTTGTTAATCTTCCCTCTAACCAGAAAGGAATTCACATGAGCAGACATCCAGAGGTTATTGAGGAGATAATAACTGAAGCCTTAGAAGAGGAGAGTTACTCAATAGAAAACCTCTGTGTAGAGATTGTTAAAAAGTTACTTCATAAGCATGAGTACTCTACAGAGGCCTATGTGGAGATGGAAGCTGACTACATGGTTGAAGAACTTTCCCCAGTATCAAAGAAGAGAAGCCAAGAGGTTCATAAGATCATTGGAGGAGCTAAAGGAGTTAGAGAGAACAATAAAATTAAAATTAGAAAAATTATAGGGGCTGAAGTTACTGGCTTAACTGTCTGCCCCTGTGCTCAAAACCTTGTTAAGGAGGAGTGCTTAAATAAACTTAGAGAGAAGTTTAGTGAAGAGGAATTAAAGATTATTGAGAATTCAGTAATCTTTGCCTCCCACAATCAGAGGGGGGTAGGGAAGGTTATCTTAGAAGTGGATGAAGATGTTGATGTTGAGGTTACAAAGATTATAGATATTATTAAGAAGTCAATGAGCTCTGAAATCTTTGGCCTATTAAAGAGAGAGGATGAAAAGTTTGTTGTCATCTCCTCTCACAAAAATCCTAAGTTTGTTGAAGACTGTGTTAGAGAGATGGCCAAGAGGATTTTAGAGCTTAACCTCCCCAACAACACCTTAGTGCAAATCACTCAAATCAATGAAGAGAGTATTCATAGGCATAATGCCTTTGCTCAGAAGATTTCAACCATAGAAGAGCTGAGAAAGGAGTTAAATGATGAAAGTGTTAGTAGTGGGAGTTAA
- a CDS encoding ArsR family transcriptional regulator: MDPIEFIQKSASSIKNTMLKLKLKYNPFSEKPIRGNTKFFVGRVSELREIGEILGSAMHGSVANAAIVGTKGIGKSSMLNIIYYATKKQGHWVVELTASQVTPRQFLIQLLYNILTENIISMCGTIKTEYLEYSPKILEMYKMLNNYGDKVPIHYPRERIERDLQYLIDEVKDPDKLCIVLIDEADQFAKKSCLSLLQFFHSFLYEEGILTFMAGSPTLMDNLTRISPPIKDRIPKIINMPPLSVEESYDLIKRRLEDAHTEGAEEFEPFTEEAIDKIVEECDGIPRKIIMTCSESISIAIKKNLTKIDEKIVTEAIHTLGISVGHQILNHLTPAQSEIVKAMAKLGGKATVTQLSEYLKKSPGTIGTHLSDICEMGYIYKEREGNNVYYILSRELREVLLKGD; the protein is encoded by the coding sequence ATGGATCCAATAGAATTTATACAGAAGTCTGCAAGTTCTATTAAAAACACAATGCTAAAATTAAAGTTAAAGTATAATCCCTTTTCTGAAAAGCCTATAAGGGGAAACACTAAATTCTTTGTTGGAAGGGTTTCAGAGTTAAGGGAGATTGGGGAAATTTTAGGTTCAGCCATGCATGGAAGTGTGGCAAATGCTGCAATTGTTGGGACTAAGGGGATAGGAAAGAGCTCAATGCTTAACATTATTTACTATGCCACAAAAAAGCAGGGGCACTGGGTTGTAGAGCTTACAGCTTCTCAAGTGACTCCAAGGCAGTTTTTAATTCAACTCCTTTACAATATATTAACTGAGAATATTATAAGTATGTGTGGCACTATAAAAACTGAGTATTTAGAGTATTCTCCAAAAATTTTAGAGATGTACAAGATGTTAAACAACTATGGGGATAAGGTTCCTATTCACTATCCAAGGGAGAGGATAGAGAGAGACTTACAATATTTAATTGATGAGGTTAAGGATCCTGATAAGCTATGCATAGTTTTAATAGATGAAGCTGACCAATTTGCTAAAAAGAGCTGTCTCTCTTTATTACAATTCTTCCACTCTTTTTTATATGAGGAAGGAATCTTAACCTTCATGGCTGGCTCTCCAACACTGATGGATAACTTAACAAGAATCTCTCCACCAATTAAGGATAGGATTCCAAAGATTATTAATATGCCTCCTCTCTCAGTTGAAGAGTCTTATGACTTAATAAAGAGAAGGTTAGAGGATGCTCACACTGAAGGGGCTGAGGAGTTTGAGCCTTTCACTGAGGAAGCTATAGATAAGATTGTTGAAGAGTGTGATGGGATTCCAAGGAAGATAATAATGACATGCTCAGAATCCATTTCCATAGCTATAAAAAAGAATTTAACAAAGATAGATGAGAAGATTGTTACTGAAGCTATACACACCTTAGGGATAAGTGTGGGACATCAAATTTTAAACCATCTAACTCCAGCACAGTCAGAGATTGTTAAAGCCATGGCCAAGCTTGGAGGAAAGGCAACAGTAACACAGCTCTCAGAGTATTTAAAAAAGTCTCCTGGAACTATAGGGACACATCTCTCAGACATCTGTGAGATGGGTTATATCTACAAAGAGAGAGAAGGGAATAATGTTTATTATATTTTATCAAGGGAATTGAGGGAGGTTCTTTTAAAGGGTGATTAA
- a CDS encoding SagB/ThcOx family dehydrogenase, producing MEIQLPEIVNVKLEDVLLKRRSVREYLGAPLTIRELSHILFAAYGITNEKGFKTVPSAGATYPLNIYVNVKDVEGIPEGIYKYIPERHSILRVSERELSYELAVAALRQMFIATAPIVLIIAAKFERTTSVYGERGYRYVHMEVGHVAQNVYLMATSLGLGTVSIGAFIDSEVEEILKGIVDGHVLLLMPVGRKP from the coding sequence ATGGAGATTCAATTACCTGAAATAGTTAATGTAAAGTTAGAAGATGTATTATTAAAAAGGAGATCTGTAAGAGAATACTTAGGAGCTCCTTTAACTATAAGAGAGCTCTCCCATATATTATTTGCTGCCTATGGAATAACAAATGAGAAAGGGTTTAAAACTGTCCCATCTGCTGGAGCTACATATCCACTTAATATATATGTGAATGTTAAGGATGTTGAAGGAATTCCTGAGGGAATCTATAAATACATTCCAGAGAGACACTCAATTTTAAGAGTCTCTGAGAGAGAATTAAGTTATGAGTTAGCTGTAGCTGCTTTAAGACAGATGTTTATAGCTACAGCTCCAATAGTTTTAATTATAGCTGCAAAGTTTGAAAGAACCACATCTGTTTATGGAGAGAGAGGTTATAGATATGTCCATATGGAAGTTGGACATGTTGCACAGAATGTTTATTTAATGGCTACATCCTTAGGCTTAGGAACAGTGTCAATAGGAGCCTTTATTGATAGTGAGGTTGAAGAGATATTAAAGGGAATTGTTGATGGTCATGTTCTATTATTAATGCCTGTTGGTAGAAAACCATAA
- a CDS encoding peptidase U32 family protein codes for MNKPELLAPAGDLTCLVTAFKYGADAVYCGLKELSMRANAKNFTREELKEGVKIAKDLDKKVYLCLNTVIYEDQLKKAYEILDFANSIEVDAVILTDISLMEIAKEFLEVHASVQCNITNSSLAKFYSKYCKRVILSRELSLSQIREIRENLKKDKVDLELEGFVHGSLCVAISGRCFLSSYLFNKHANCGECLQPCRRRWKLINEHFDGTYELVCEGKYLLSPKDLCMIEHIPELMEVLDSFKIEGRAKNADYVMRVTKIYREAIDSVFDNTYYEKLNYFKKELNKIYNRGYDTGFYFRDKPDFQYEREGNISNYRKVEIGRVVNYYKKIGVAEIELYGSLKVGDTILIIGKTTGCVEEKVEEMQINHKFVDKAERCRVGVKVKNRVREGDKVYLLKKLN; via the coding sequence ATGAATAAACCTGAACTTTTAGCTCCAGCAGGAGATTTAACTTGCCTTGTAACAGCATTTAAGTATGGAGCTGATGCTGTATATTGTGGTTTAAAAGAGCTCAGCATGAGAGCTAATGCTAAGAACTTTACAAGAGAGGAGCTTAAGGAAGGGGTTAAGATTGCTAAAGATTTAGATAAAAAAGTTTATTTATGCTTAAATACTGTCATCTATGAGGATCAGCTAAAGAAGGCTTATGAAATCTTGGACTTTGCAAATTCTATAGAGGTTGATGCTGTCATTTTAACAGACATCTCTCTAATGGAAATTGCCAAAGAGTTCTTAGAGGTTCATGCAAGTGTTCAGTGTAATATAACAAACTCTTCCTTAGCCAAATTTTATAGTAAGTACTGTAAGAGAGTTATTTTATCAAGAGAGCTCTCTTTAAGTCAGATAAGAGAAATTAGGGAAAATTTAAAGAAGGATAAAGTTGATTTAGAGTTAGAGGGCTTTGTTCATGGCTCCCTCTGTGTGGCAATAAGTGGAAGATGCTTTTTAAGCTCTTATCTCTTTAATAAGCATGCAAACTGTGGAGAGTGCTTACAACCATGTAGGAGAAGATGGAAGTTAATAAATGAGCACTTTGATGGCACTTATGAGTTAGTATGTGAAGGAAAATATTTACTCTCTCCTAAGGATCTCTGTATGATTGAGCATATCCCAGAGCTGATGGAAGTTTTAGACTCTTTTAAAATTGAAGGTAGGGCTAAGAATGCTGACTATGTGATGAGAGTAACAAAAATTTACAGAGAGGCTATAGATTCAGTTTTTGACAATACTTATTATGAAAAATTAAACTATTTTAAAAAAGAGCTTAACAAGATTTATAATAGAGGTTATGATACAGGCTTTTACTTTAGAGATAAGCCAGACTTCCAATATGAAAGAGAGGGAAATATCTCTAACTATAGAAAGGTTGAGATTGGAAGGGTTGTTAATTACTACAAAAAAATAGGTGTTGCTGAGATAGAGCTTTATGGATCACTGAAGGTTGGAGACACCATCTTAATCATTGGAAAAACTACTGGCTGTGTTGAGGAGAAAGTTGAGGAGATGCAAATTAACCATAAATTTGTTGATAAGGCTGAGAGGTGTAGAGTAGGAGTTAAAGTTAAGAATAGGGTTAGGGAGGGAGATAAAGTCTATTTACTTAAAAAACTAAATTAA
- a CDS encoding dihydroorotate dehydrogenase, protein MLGTEILGIKFKNPVFLASGIMGETGSSLVRMAKEGAGAVTTKSIGLKPNPGHKNPTIVVLEDSLLNAMGLPNPGVDEYIEELREAKKRIEKMGVRIIGSIYGKDEDEFREVAKKIEDYVDIIELNISCPHAKGYGATIGQDPELSYKVCKAVKEEVKVPVFAKLTPNVSNILEIAEALVDAKVDGFVAINTVRGMKIDIKAKRPILSNKFGGLSGKAIKPIGVKIVYDLYENFDKPIIGVGGIFTGEDAIEYMMAGASAVQVGSAVYFRGYDVFKKICDEIKEFLIEENLKLKEIVGIAHE, encoded by the coding sequence ATGTTAGGGACAGAAATCTTAGGAATTAAGTTTAAAAATCCTGTGTTCTTAGCAAGTGGCATAATGGGAGAAACTGGAAGTTCATTAGTTAGAATGGCCAAGGAAGGAGCTGGAGCTGTAACAACTAAGTCAATAGGATTAAAGCCAAATCCTGGGCATAAGAATCCTACAATAGTTGTGTTGGAAGACAGTTTATTAAATGCCATGGGCTTACCCAATCCTGGAGTTGATGAGTATATAGAAGAGTTAAGAGAGGCTAAGAAAAGAATAGAGAAGATGGGAGTTAGAATTATTGGCTCTATCTATGGAAAGGATGAAGATGAATTTAGAGAAGTGGCTAAGAAGATAGAGGATTATGTAGATATAATAGAGCTTAACATCTCTTGCCCCCATGCTAAGGGTTATGGAGCAACAATAGGACAGGATCCTGAGTTATCCTATAAAGTATGTAAAGCTGTCAAGGAAGAGGTTAAAGTTCCTGTGTTTGCTAAGCTAACCCCTAATGTCTCTAACATCTTAGAGATAGCTGAGGCTTTAGTAGATGCTAAAGTTGATGGCTTTGTGGCAATAAATACAGTTAGAGGGATGAAGATAGATATTAAAGCTAAGAGGCCAATCCTATCTAACAAATTTGGAGGCTTGAGTGGGAAAGCTATTAAGCCAATTGGTGTTAAGATTGTCTATGACTTATATGAAAACTTTGACAAACCAATTATAGGGGTTGGTGGCATCTTTACAGGAGAGGATGCTATAGAGTATATGATGGCTGGGGCTTCAGCTGTTCAAGTTGGAAGTGCTGTTTATTTCAGAGGCTATGATGTCTTTAAAAAGATATGTGATGAGATAAAAGAGTTTTTAATAGAAGAGAACTTAAAACTAAAGGAAATTGTTGGGATAGCCCATGAATAA
- a CDS encoding hydrogenase large subunit, with product MEEIAIGPVHPAMLEPHRLRLFIEDEIIRDAELTIGSNYRGIELIMEGLPPEKITNLAEKVCGICSHIHVWTCVRVAEKGCSIDVPIKGEYIRAIVEEFERLHSHLLLFAHMYEVLGFETMAYRAFMIREHVLKALEYITGGRVQYSCPVIGGVRPRCNIKKTFWLEEKLDFLEEGIKKLLNRTIKDPMILARTKEVGYLDKETAIKYHATGPTARASGLSCDLRKRDYMPIYNNFEFEEIVLDDGDILARLLVRFYECFESIKILRQALEDIKEMEDRVYNPNYTLREFKPLDIYHEAPRGVVLYGYGLDENWRVRQVLIRTPSLTNLATMEAILPGHHVSDAEPIIVSCDPCFTCTDRAVFKKEVEHVRDRNLRN from the coding sequence ATGGAAGAGATAGCTATAGGGCCAGTACATCCAGCTATGTTAGAACCACACAGGTTAAGGCTATTCATTGAGGATGAAATTATTAGAGATGCTGAGCTAACTATAGGCTCTAACTATAGAGGCATTGAGCTTATAATGGAAGGATTACCACCAGAGAAAATAACAAACCTTGCAGAAAAAGTTTGTGGAATTTGCTCTCATATACATGTCTGGACTTGTGTCAGAGTTGCTGAGAAAGGTTGCTCTATAGATGTTCCAATAAAGGGAGAGTATATAAGGGCTATAGTTGAAGAGTTTGAGAGGCTCCACTCCCATCTCTTACTCTTTGCTCACATGTATGAGGTTTTAGGATTTGAAACAATGGCTTATAGAGCTTTTATGATTAGAGAGCATGTTTTAAAAGCTTTAGAATATATAACTGGTGGAAGGGTTCAATACTCTTGCCCAGTTATTGGAGGAGTTAGGCCAAGGTGTAACATTAAAAAAACCTTTTGGCTGGAAGAGAAGTTAGATTTCTTAGAAGAAGGGATTAAAAAGTTATTGAATAGAACTATAAAGGATCCTATGATTTTAGCAAGGACTAAAGAGGTTGGTTATTTAGATAAAGAAACAGCTATAAAGTATCATGCAACAGGGCCAACTGCAAGAGCCTCTGGTTTGTCTTGTGATCTAAGAAAGAGAGATTATATGCCAATCTATAATAACTTTGAGTTTGAAGAAATTGTATTAGATGATGGAGATATATTAGCAAGGCTATTAGTTAGATTTTATGAGTGCTTTGAATCCATAAAGATACTTAGACAGGCATTAGAGGACATTAAGGAGATGGAGGATAGAGTTTATAATCCTAACTATACACTTAGAGAATTTAAACCCTTAGATATCTATCATGAAGCTCCAAGGGGAGTAGTTTTATATGGCTATGGTTTAGATGAAAATTGGAGAGTTAGGCAAGTGTTAATAAGAACTCCTTCACTAACCAACTTAGCCACCATGGAAGCTATTCTTCCTGGTCATCATGTTTCAGATGCTGAGCCTATCATAGTTAGCTGTGACCCATGCTTCACCTGTACAGATAGAGCAGTATTTAAAAAAGAGGTAGAGCATGTTAGGGACAGAAATCTTAGGAATTAA
- a CDS encoding toprim domain-containing protein yields the protein MRRDEYFERLLEVIEELKIEAEDKPIVVEGIRDVESLERLGIEATFIVIAKTPIYLIADELISLGVKEVILLTDFDKRGRKLAKAIVEEFRQRGIKVNTKIRKEIFIYTNSGIRDIESLFSYINKRLW from the coding sequence ATGAGAAGAGATGAATACTTTGAGAGGTTGTTAGAAGTTATTGAAGAGCTTAAGATTGAGGCTGAAGATAAGCCTATTGTTGTTGAAGGAATTAGAGATGTGGAAAGCTTAGAGAGGTTAGGGATTGAAGCTACATTTATTGTTATAGCAAAGACCCCAATTTATCTAATAGCTGATGAACTAATTTCTTTGGGAGTTAAAGAGGTTATCTTATTAACTGACTTTGATAAGAGAGGGAGAAAGTTAGCAAAGGCAATAGTTGAAGAGTTCAGACAGAGGGGAATAAAGGTTAATACCAAAATTAGGAAAGAGATTTTTATTTATACCAACAGTGGAATAAGGGATATTGAAAGCCTATTCTCTTATATAAATAAGAGGTTGTGGTAA